A genome region from Tolypothrix sp. PCC 7712 includes the following:
- the hpsE gene encoding hormogonium polysaccharide biosynthesis glycosyltransferase HpsE, with amino-acid sequence MSVDFTVVIPTYNGKSRLPKVLEYLQSQTNIEILNWEIIIVDNNSHDGTAELVQKYQINWSFHVPLRYCFEAEQGAGFARNRGITEAKGELVGFLDDDNLPAKNWVLSAYKFGQEHLNAGAYGSQIHGLFEVEPSEDIKPILFYLAINERGEKSLRYEPSKKGFPPSAGLVVRRNIWKNNVPSRLLLGGRVGNSLVAYEDFEALSYIYKAGWEIWYNPAMEVEHIIPSWRIERKYLISLMRGIGLGRYYLRMLFLKNWQKPFVFSIYMVSDIYKFISHLIRYHKVLQHDIIAACEMERLLGTLISPFYLCHLKISRFLKIKFYPSFNLK; translated from the coding sequence ATGTCAGTTGACTTTACAGTAGTTATACCTACATACAATGGCAAAAGCCGATTACCCAAAGTTTTGGAATACTTACAAAGCCAAACAAATATAGAAATCCTAAACTGGGAAATAATTATTGTTGATAATAATAGTCATGATGGTACAGCAGAACTTGTTCAAAAATACCAAATTAATTGGTCTTTCCATGTACCATTACGCTACTGTTTTGAAGCTGAACAAGGAGCAGGATTTGCTAGAAATCGAGGAATCACAGAAGCAAAGGGCGAATTGGTTGGTTTTTTAGATGATGATAATTTACCTGCAAAAAATTGGGTGTTGTCAGCCTATAAATTTGGGCAAGAGCATCTAAATGCTGGTGCTTATGGTAGCCAAATTCATGGCTTATTTGAAGTTGAACCATCAGAAGATATCAAGCCAATTCTTTTTTACCTTGCTATTAATGAAAGAGGAGAAAAATCATTAAGATATGAACCTAGTAAAAAAGGATTTCCTCCTAGTGCAGGATTAGTAGTACGTCGTAATATCTGGAAAAATAATGTCCCCTCGCGCCTTTTATTAGGAGGTAGAGTTGGTAACTCATTAGTAGCTTATGAAGATTTTGAAGCTTTATCTTATATTTACAAAGCTGGTTGGGAAATTTGGTACAACCCAGCAATGGAAGTAGAGCATATTATTCCATCTTGGAGGATAGAAAGAAAATATTTAATTTCACTGATGCGTGGTATTGGTCTTGGTCGTTATTACTTACGGATGTTATTCCTAAAAAACTGGCAAAAACCTTTTGTTTTTTCTATTTATATGGTTAGTGATATATATAAATTTATATCGCATTTAATTCGTTATCATAAAGTACTGCAACATGATATTATTGCAGCTTGTGAAATGGAAAGACTTCTTGGTACCTTAATTAGTCCTTTTTATTTATGTCATCTAAAAATTAGCAGATTTTTGAAAATTAAGTTCTACCCATCTTTTAATCTAAAATAG
- a CDS encoding glycosyltransferase, producing MTTISVVIPVFNGEKTINETINSVLNQTFLQFELIVINASSTDKTLEVISKIKDSRLKIFSYPKANVAVNRNRGISHSVGEFISFLDADDLWTTDKLEAQYQALIENPNAVLAYSWTNCIDETGKFLRSCRKVELTGNVYPYLLLDDFIGSGSNVMIRKQELIKIGGFDELLTNAQDSDLWLRLAASYQFALVPKVQILYRISATSMSADVRNMEKACLQVIERTFNQTPASLQYLKPYSIANTYKSLLYRTIEGQPERNKGWIAANFIIQVIKTDPSIIFTKVIFKLLLKVAVIILLPGKCTNFWLTKIPYISNTSTLLGYLKFDPFLPTK from the coding sequence ATGACTACTATATCTGTAGTTATTCCAGTATTTAATGGAGAAAAAACCATTAATGAAACTATTAACTCAGTTCTTAATCAAACATTCTTACAATTTGAACTAATAGTAATTAATGCTAGTTCTACAGACAAGACTTTAGAAGTTATCTCTAAAATTAAAGATTCTCGCCTTAAAATATTTTCTTATCCTAAAGCCAATGTAGCTGTAAATCGCAATCGGGGTATTTCTCATTCTGTCGGCGAATTTATTAGTTTCTTAGATGCTGATGATCTATGGACGACTGATAAATTAGAAGCACAATATCAGGCATTAATTGAAAATCCTAACGCTGTTTTAGCTTACAGTTGGACTAATTGCATAGATGAAACAGGTAAATTTTTACGTTCATGCAGAAAAGTAGAATTAACAGGTAATGTATATCCATATCTTTTATTAGATGATTTCATTGGTAGTGGCTCCAATGTCATGATTCGGAAACAGGAATTAATTAAAATTGGCGGATTTGATGAATTACTAACTAATGCTCAAGACTCAGATTTATGGTTAAGATTAGCTGCATCTTATCAATTTGCATTAGTACCAAAAGTACAAATTTTATATCGCATATCAGCTACTTCAATGTCCGCTGATGTTCGTAATATGGAAAAAGCATGTTTGCAAGTAATTGAACGTACTTTTAATCAAACTCCTGCATCGCTACAATATCTGAAACCATATTCAATTGCTAACACTTATAAAAGTTTGCTTTACAGAACAATTGAAGGACAACCAGAACGTAATAAAGGTTGGATCGCTGCTAATTTTATAATTCAGGTTATTAAAACTGACCCTTCTATAATTTTTACAAAAGTTATTTTTAAATTATTACTAAAGGTTGCCGTAATTATTCTATTGCCTGGTAAATGTACTAACTTTTGGTTGACAAAAATTCCTTATATTAGCAATACAAGTACTTTACTAGGATATCTAAAATTTGATCCATTTTTACCCACAAAATAG
- a CDS encoding glycosyltransferase gives MLISNFNQPLISVVLPVFNGAKTISETVQSVLNQTFVNWELIIINDGSQDSTLDIIEKFESAEPRLRIFSYPNAGLAASRNRGIALSLGEYISFIDADDLWTPNKLKSQLTALQEQSKAFVAYSWTDYIDANGKFVKSGGHTTDTGDVYQKLLLWNFIENGSNPLVRKEVFDTVGGFDESLSAAEDWDMWLRLAARYEFVVIPEVQVLYRLSMNSMSANLKRQESTCLTVINKAFAAPRAESLGHLKKHTISNIYKYLTFRSLEVDPDKVDRWISTLFLWKTLRYNPKFYTNTRIIFIAIFRIIFPSLYFYLKRNKRVTL, from the coding sequence ATGTTAATTAGCAATTTTAATCAACCTTTGATTTCCGTGGTGCTTCCAGTATTTAATGGAGCGAAAACAATTTCTGAAACTGTTCAATCTGTTTTAAATCAAACTTTTGTTAATTGGGAACTCATCATAATTAATGATGGTTCTCAAGACTCTACTTTAGACATCATTGAAAAATTTGAATCTGCTGAACCTCGATTACGCATATTTTCTTATCCAAATGCTGGTCTTGCTGCTAGCCGTAACAGGGGTATAGCATTGTCTTTAGGTGAGTATATCTCTTTTATTGATGCTGATGATCTCTGGACACCTAATAAATTGAAGTCTCAGTTAACTGCCCTGCAAGAACAATCAAAAGCTTTCGTAGCTTATAGTTGGACAGATTATATTGACGCAAATGGTAAGTTTGTAAAATCTGGTGGACATACCACAGATACAGGTGATGTTTATCAAAAACTTTTACTTTGGAATTTTATAGAAAATGGTTCTAACCCCTTAGTGCGTAAAGAAGTTTTTGATACAGTTGGTGGTTTTGATGAATCACTTAGCGCAGCTGAAGATTGGGATATGTGGTTGCGTTTAGCAGCTAGATATGAATTTGTAGTAATTCCAGAAGTACAAGTATTATATAGACTCTCTATGAATTCAATGTCTGCAAATCTTAAAAGGCAAGAAAGTACTTGTCTCACTGTAATTAACAAAGCTTTTGCTGCTCCCAGAGCAGAATCTTTAGGGCATTTAAAAAAACACACAATATCTAATATTTATAAATACTTGACTTTTAGGTCTCTAGAGGTCGATCCCGATAAAGTAGACCGTTGGATATCTACTTTATTCCTCTGGAAAACGCTGAGATATAATCCTAAATTTTATACAAATACAAGGATTATATTTATAGCTATTTTTAGAATAATTTTCCCTTCTTTATATTTTTACTTAAAACGTAATAAAAGAGTCACTCTATAG
- a CDS encoding DegT/DnrJ/EryC1/StrS family aminotransferase: MNPIPVNEPLLNGNERQYLLECIDSGWISSEGPFIKQFEEQFATRVNRKYGIAVSNGSVALDVAVAALNISFGDEVIIPTFTIISCASAIVRAGAIPVVIDCDPQTWNLDVSQIEAKITPRTKAIMVVHIYGLPVDMEAVMVLAEKYGLHIIEDAAQMHGQMYRGQPCGSFGTISTFSFYPNKHITTGEGGMVLTNDQKLADRCRSLRNLCFQPQKRFVHEELGWNFRMTNLQAAIGIAQLERLDEFVAHKRHIGKRYTELLLDIPGLQLPICQTDYADNIYWVYGLVLNDSVPFDAEYVMHRLSSYQIGTRPFFWCMHEQPVFQNMGLFKDVICPVAERIARRGFYIPSGMALTDEQIEQVVITIREILK; this comes from the coding sequence ATGAATCCTATTCCGGTAAATGAACCATTACTAAATGGTAATGAGAGACAATATTTACTAGAGTGTATTGACAGTGGCTGGATTTCTTCGGAAGGGCCATTTATTAAACAATTTGAAGAGCAATTTGCTACAAGAGTTAATCGTAAATATGGGATTGCTGTTAGTAACGGTTCTGTTGCTTTAGATGTGGCAGTTGCAGCATTAAATATTAGTTTTGGAGATGAAGTAATTATTCCTACGTTTACAATCATTTCCTGTGCATCTGCCATAGTTCGTGCCGGTGCAATACCAGTAGTGATAGATTGTGATCCTCAAACTTGGAATCTGGATGTCAGTCAGATTGAGGCGAAAATTACACCAAGAACCAAAGCTATTATGGTCGTCCATATATATGGATTACCTGTAGATATGGAAGCAGTAATGGTGCTAGCTGAAAAATATGGACTGCATATTATTGAAGATGCTGCCCAGATGCATGGTCAGATGTATAGAGGACAACCATGTGGTAGTTTTGGAACTATCAGTACTTTTAGTTTTTATCCCAATAAACACATCACAACTGGTGAGGGTGGAATGGTACTCACCAATGATCAAAAATTAGCTGACAGATGCCGTAGTTTACGCAATTTGTGTTTTCAACCTCAAAAACGTTTTGTGCATGAAGAATTAGGCTGGAACTTTCGGATGACGAATTTACAAGCCGCTATTGGGATTGCACAGTTGGAACGGCTCGATGAGTTTGTAGCTCACAAACGTCACATTGGAAAGAGATATACAGAACTTTTACTTGATATTCCTGGGTTGCAGTTACCTATATGCCAAACTGACTATGCTGACAATATTTATTGGGTATATGGCCTTGTATTAAACGATAGTGTACCTTTTGATGCAGAATATGTGATGCATCGCTTGAGTAGTTATCAAATTGGCACCAGACCATTTTTCTGGTGTATGCATGAACAACCTGTTTTCCAAAATATGGGTTTATTTAAAGATGTTATATGTCCTGTAGCAGAGAGAATCGCCCGCCGTGGTTTTTATATTCCTAGTGGAATGGCATTGACAGATGAGCAGATTGAGCAAGTAGTAATAACAATTAGAGAGATTCTTAAATGA